Within Betaproteobacteria bacterium, the genomic segment ACGCCTCGGCTGAACCGAATTTTGCGTCGAGCCCAATCTGCTCCTTGGTGAGAATGCCGAGGTCCTGCAGTTCCATCGCCGCACCGACTGTGGCACCAAAGGAAATCGGATCCATGCCGTGTTCGTTGCACAACAGGTTGGCGTATTGCAGTGCTTCAAGATCACCGACGCCATTGGCCGCACCCAGCGCCCACGCGGCTTCATATTCGAGGCCACCGGATGCACCCCAGTATTGCGGGCTGTTCTTGACCGAGAAATGCGTTTCATCCATTTTCGAAATACGGCCGCAAGCGATGGTGCAACCGAAGCACGCTGCATTGGTTACGAGATGCGCCTTGCCATCGGTGGGACGTTTTTCGTGCATGGCTTCGCCGGAAATTTTGCCGGCACTTTCGAACTGCACGTCGCGGTGATTGCGCGTCGGCAGCGCGCCCATTTCGTTGATCACGTTCATCAGCACCTGCGTGCCGTACTTCGGCAAGCCCTGGCCGGTGACGGCATTGTCCGCGAGTACCTTCTTGCCCGCATTGGCAGCTTTCATGAACGCCGGGAAATCCTTGATGCCGGAAAAGCCCTTGGTGCCGCGGATCGCCACGGCCTTCAGGTTCTTTGAGCCCATCACCGCGCCGACGCCGGAGCGTCCTGCCGCCCGATGCAGGTCGTTGACGATGCAGGCGTACATGACTTTGTTTTCACCGGCGCCGCCGATCGACGACACGCGGATTAGCGGATCCTGATGGCTGGATTTGATCGTCTCTTCGGTTTGCCAGCAAGTCTTGCCCCACAGGTGTGCGGCATCGCGCAGTTCGGCCTTGTCGTTCTCGACGTAGAGGTAAACCGGCTTCGGTGATTTGCCTTCAAAGATAATCATGTCCCAGCCGGCGAATTTCATTTCCGCGCCGAAGTAGCCGCCGGAGTTGGAGCAGGCAATCGCATTGGTCAGCGCGCCTTTGGTGGTGACGGTGTATCGGCCGCCGGTTGATGCCATGGTACCGGTCAACGGGCCGGTGGCCATGATCATCTTGTTTTCCGGAGAAAGTGGATCAACCTTCGGGTCGATTTCCGAAACCAGATATTTTGCGGAGAGACCGCGCGAGCCGAGGTACTCATCGGCCCACTTCATGTTCAGCGGTTCGGGCTTGCAGGTGCCAGCGGTCAGGTTTACACGCAGGACTTTTCGGTTCCATCCCATGGTCAAGGCTCCTAAGCGGCTACAGCAGGGGTATTGGTGTTGGCTTTGGCGGCCCAG encodes:
- a CDS encoding aldehyde ferredoxin oxidoreductase family protein, which translates into the protein MGWNRKVLRVNLTAGTCKPEPLNMKWADEYLGSRGLSAKYLVSEIDPKVDPLSPENKMIMATGPLTGTMASTGGRYTVTTKGALTNAIACSNSGGYFGAEMKFAGWDMIIFEGKSPKPVYLYVENDKAELRDAAHLWGKTCWQTEETIKSSHQDPLIRVSSIGGAGENKVMYACIVNDLHRAAGRSGVGAVMGSKNLKAVAIRGTKGFSGIKDFPAFMKAANAGKKVLADNAVTGQGLPKYGTQVLMNVINEMGALPTRNHRDVQFESAGKISGEAMHEKRPTDGKAHLVTNAACFGCTIACGRISKMDETHFSVKNSPQYWGASGGLEYEAAWALGAANGVGDLEALQYANLLCNEHGMDPISFGATVGAAMELQDLGILTKEQIGLDAKFGSAEALCKLVEMTAKGEGFGKELGLGSARMCAKYGKPELSMSVKGQEFPAYDSRGIQGMGLAYATSNRGACHLRGYTVASEVLGIPVKTDPLVTEGKADLVKAFQDATGVFDSAGICVFTSFAWTLADVQPQIQAACEGDWSMEKLNLVGERIWNMERQFNLAAGMTAKDDDLPPRLKNEPAKTGPAKGLVSGIEKMRPEYYKVRGWSAGGVPEKETLKRLGL